The genomic DNA GCCTCAGCACCTTTCGTCTGGGAGCTATTTTGACAAAGATTCAATCGGGAGAGCTCCAGGATTATTTGATGATTTTATTTGTAGTGGCATCTGCCATGATCTATTTTCTTGTAGGCCGCTGAAAAAGGCCCATCTGACAACGTTTCCCGCTGCGCTCCTTTGTGCGGCGTACGATAAAAAAGTACGCCTCCGCAGTCGCTTGCGGGCGCTCTTAGCTCTGGGACCTTTTTGAGCAGCCTACTTGAATTTAGATTTTTGGGTTTGTTTTTTCTTTAAACTTTAAACCTTAAACTTTGAGCTATTTTTATGGGAATCTTAACTGACATTTTGCTTTGCCCTGTCATTGGAATGATTCTTATTCTTTTGACACCCCGAAAATCTGAAAAGGCGATCAAAATTATTTCTCTCATCGTTTCAGGACTTTCCGTCATTCTCTCTTTCATTGCCTACAATCGCTTTGATCCAAGAAATGTGCTTCTTCAAATGGAAGAAAGAATCTCCTGGCTTCCCCAGTATGGTATTAACTATTGGAACGGGGTCGATGGCCTAAATATCAGCATGATCCTTCTCACTTCGATTGTCATTTTTACGGGAGTCATCATTTCCTGGAAACTCTCTTATCGGGTCAAAGAATTTTTTGCCCTGCTTCTTTTTCTCGTGATTGGAGTTTTTGGTGTTTTTATGACCCTGAACCTCTTTTTCTTCTTTCTTTTTTACGAAGTGGCTGTTCTCCCCATGTATCTTCTGATCGCCATTTGGGGAAGTACGAATAAAGAATATGCAGCATTAAAATTGACCCTATACCTCCTTTTGGGGAGCGCCTTCATGTTTGCCATCTTCCTTGCAATTTACTCTCTCGCAGGCGCCCATACTTTTGATTTATTGACCATTAAAAAGCAAGTCACCTTCGATCCTGCTTTCCAAAAAGTTGCCTATATTGGACTCTTTTTGGGGTGCGGTGTTTTAGCGGGTTGCTGGCCCTTTCACGTATGGAGCCCTGATGGGCACGTGGCTGCCCCTACGGCTGTGAGCATGCTCCATGCGGGTGTACTCATGAAGTTGGGCGCCTATGGCATTATTCGTGTTGCCCTTTTTCTCTTTCCTGAGGCCGCCCATACCTGGGCCCCTTTCACCGTGACGCTCGCCACTTTTAACATTCTTTATGGAGCCTTGGTCGCCACCCAGCAAAAAGATTTAAAATATGTCATTGGTTATTCTAGCGTCTCTCACATGGGCATTGTTCTATTAGGAATTTCAACTCTAACCGTAACAGGCCTTAATGGCGCCCTCTTTCAAATGTTTTCTCACGGAATCATGACCGCTCTTTTCTTTGCTTGCGTGGGACATGTCTATGATGAATGCCACACCCGCTATTTTGATGAACTGGGAGGCCTTGCTCACAAAATACCCATTCTATCGACTTTTTTCATCATTGCAGGGCTTACAGGGCTGGGTCTACCGGGATTGAGCGGTTTTCCGTCTGAACTTCTTGTTTTAATTGCAGCCATCAAAACTTATCCTGTTTCAGGAATTTGTACAGCCATTGGAGTGGTCGTGACCACTTTCTACATTGTTTCAGCCATTATGAAGGCCTTTTATGGCCCGCTTAATAAGCACTTTGAACACATCAAAGACATTAATTTATGGCAATATTTTGGACGAAGTATTCTTGTCGCTTTTCTCCTTCTTTTAGGCGTTTGGCCAAAATTATTTTTAGATATTGTTAATCCGATTACAACGTATTTACTCATGAAACCATTTTAAAATGATTAAACTTGTTCTCCCAGAAATTGTTGTAAGTTTGATGGCCATTGTGAGTTTCCTTTTTGTATTTTTTAAAGAAGAGACTGGTAAAAAACTCCTCTATCCAACGATATTGATTCTAGGGCTTGTTACGCTCACTTCAAGTATTTTCAGCTTAAACCAAGAGGAATCTCTTTTCTTCAACACTTATCAAATTAATTTATTCTCTCAGGCTTTTAAGCTCATTCTTGCAGGCTCACTCCTTTTAGTGCTTTCGATTTGCGACCACACAGAATCTCTCTCAGGGGAAGTAAAACCTGAATTTTTTCTTTTTCTTTCGACAGCAACTTTGGGCATGATGATGCTGACCAGCGCATGTGAACTGATCGGCCTTTTCATATCTTTAGAACTTGCCTCTATCTCTCAATATATTCTCGTCCCTTTAAGACGTGGTAAAATCTTAAATGCAGAAGCAGGAATCAAATACCTTCTTTTCGGGGCGGCTGCAAGCGCTTTAACCCTCTACGGACTCAGTTTCATTTTTGGAACAGCCAAAACGCTCTTCTTAAATGAAATTTTACAAAACATCACCTCCCTGATTCATCTTCCTCTTTTTGGGGTGGGAATTTTTCTAACCTCAGCTGGATTCCTTTTTAAACTCGCCTCGTTTCCCTTTCATTTTTGGGCCCCTGATGTTTATGAGAGCGCTGCAACTCCAGTAACGACCTTTATTGCAACGACCTCTAAAGCCGCAGCCGTCGCCGTCTTAATTCGACTGTTCCAAATCTTTTCTGTCGATCATGCCTCTTTAACTTACATCCTCATTACTCTGTCCTTTGTTTCAATGACCCTTGGAAATTTAGCTGCAATGATTCAAAAAGACATGAAGCGCATGCTAGCTTATTCAAGCGTAGCACAAGCGGGCTACCTTCTGGCAGGTCTCTTGTCTCAAACAAGCTCAGGCTTTATTGCGGCCACGTTTTATACCATCGCCTATCTCATCATGAATTTTGCTGCCTTTATGGTCATGGCACGCATCAACTCTCATAACGATAACCCAACGATTAAAAATTTTTCTGGCCTGGCAGACCGATCTCCTCTCCTTGCCCTAACCCTCATGATCAGCCTTCTTTCTCTCGCAGGAATCCCTCCCCTAGCAGGTTTTACAGGAAAATGGTTTCTCTTCAGTGCCGCCATGGAAAAAGGCCACTGGATCTTAGTTCTGGTAGGCGTTGTTAACAGCGTCATTTCTCTTTATTACTATTTAATGGTGGTTAAAGAAGCCTATCTCGGAAAGCCTGAATCAGGGCAAGGATTGCTCTTCCTCGGAATCAAGACACGCCTACTCAGTTATGCAAGCATTGCCTCTCTCATCATTCTTGGGGTTTTTCCTACTGGCTTGGTTCATTGGTTGGAAAGCATCATTAAACCATTGCTTTAATTCCTGCTCGTTTTCTCACCGTATTTTTGATAGCTTGGTATGAGAGATGTTTATGAGAAAAAAAAAATTATCACAGCTTATTTCCAATGTCGCCCAACAGATTGTAAAAAGTGTACATCCTGATAAAATTATTCTTTTTGGATCCTACGCCTACGGAAAACCTAATCAAGACAGTGACGTTGATCTTCTTGTCATCATGAAGACTAGAAAAAGGCCTGTTAAACGTGCACCTGAAATAACCAAGGCGATCCAGTTTTACCCTTTTCCCATGGATATTCTTGTTCGAACCCCTCAAGAGATTAATCATCGTTTACAACTTAAAGACCCTTTTTATTTAAGCATCATCCATAAAGGAAAAGTACTTTATGGGTGATCTCCTTTCACTCGAATGGCTTGCTAAAGCCGAAGAAGATTTTCAAGCTGCCTTTCTTTTATCTCGAAAGAGAAAACCTTCCTTCTCAAATTCCGTTTGCTTTCATAGTCAACAAGCCGCAGAGAAATACCTCAAGGCGTATCTTAGCTCTGAAAAAGTTCTTTTCCCTAAAACTCATGATCTAATTTTGCTACAAAAGTTATGTGCTAAAGAGGAAAGCAACTTCGAACTTATCGCTGATCTTGTTCGATCCCTTAATCCATACTCAGTAGAATTTAGATATCCTGGGGAGGATGCCAATCACCAAGAGGCAAAATATGCCCTTTCACTCGCAAAAGAAATTAAGAATTTCGTCCAACAAAAATTAAAATAGAATAATCAAATTATCAGCACTCAGTTCCCGTGGTAGGCTGTCACCCACCTCACAGTCCCACTCTCATACCTCATAAAAACACTGTGAGTCACAGCTCCAAGACTCGTATATCGAACTCCCTTAAGGAGACTTCCATTGGTAATCCCAGTTGCTGCAAAAGTACAGGGACCCTTCACAAGATCTTCAATAGAATAAACTTTTGAGTCAGCCAAAGAAAAATCTTTTTTAACTACTTGAGCCTGAAAACCACCTCTTAAACATTTAATACCACACGCAGCAATGACTCCTTCAGGTGATCCACCCATCCCATAAAGCAAATCAATCCCGCTATCGGGCAGGCATGTTGCGATTGCACCTGAAACATCGCAATCCTGAATCAATTTAATACGAACTCCAATTCCCCGAAGTTCTTTAATCACCTTCTCATGTCGAGGTCGATCCAGAACACAAACAACAATCTTTCCAAGGATTTTTCCTGTCACAGCAGAGACAACCTTTAGCGTCTTATCCAATGGATCCGTAATATCCAAATGAATTTTTTTAGCGATTTCAGGACCATAAGCTAATTTATTCATGTAGAATTCTGGGGTAGAAAAAAGAGAGTTTTCACCCGCAACAGCCATCACACTCATGGCCTCCGGCCCTGAATTTGCGACAGGTCTTGTCCCTTCAATGGGATCCACCGCAATATCATAGACTTCATAATTTTGAGAGCCTTCCAGTTTTCCAAGCATTTCACCAGCAAAAAGACCTGGGCTCTTATCCTTAATCCCCTCCCCAATCACAATCCGACCTCTAAAGTCCATTCCATTCAGGCGACTACGCATCGCATCCGTAGCAGCCTTATCCGCCGACTCTTTATCACCACTCCCAATCCAAGTCGCAGCTGCACGAGCAGCAGCCTCAGTCACACGTACAATATCCAAATTAATCTCTCTCACGAAATACCTCTTTTTATAAATTTTTTACCCCATCCTATAAACTTTCGTTTATGATTACAATCATGAAAATCCAAAAATCAAATATCAAAAATCAAAATGACAATGTAAAATTTAAAATATCTTACTTGCAATGGATTAGAAATTTTGAATTTTAATATGTCATTTTGATTTTTAAATTTTAATTTATTACAACCATGAAAATATATCGTGCACAGTGGCTTCTTCCCATTCATCAACCTCCTATCAAAGATGGAGCCGTTCTCATTGATCGTGGCATAATTAAAGATTATGGAAAAGCTTCAGCTATTTTAAAAAAGTTTAAAATCCCTTTTGAAGATCTTCAAGAAGCAATTATCATGCCTGGCCTAGTTAATGCGCACACTCATTTGGAATATTCTTGTCTTCATCAAAAGATTAAACCTTCTGAGAAGTTTTTAGATTGGCTCTATCCCATGATTGAATTAAAAAAAGAACTTCAAACCAATGAAATACAAGTTGGAATAAAGCAGGGTATTACTCAACTTCAAAAATCAGGAACCGTTCTTTTAGGAGAAGTGACTAACACAGGACTTTCTACGAGTTTTCTTAAAAAGAGTGGACTCTCTGGCATTCTATTTTTTGAGTTGGTTGGAAATCAAACCTTTAATATTTTTGAAAAAATTCTAAAAAATGTTTATTCATCTTCTTCATTTGAAATCGTCCCGGCTTGTCATGCCCCTCATACAGTGCCTGAAAAACTCCTCATTCAAGTAAAAAATTATCTTAAAAAAATAAAAACTCCTACAAGCCTTCACCTCGCTGAGTCTCGTGAAGAAATGGAGTGGATCCAAAATAAAAGAGGAGGCTTTTCAGATCTTATTCAGGATTCAGTGCTTAAAAATAATTCTCAATTTGGAAAGGGAAAAGGCCCAGTAAAATACCTTCTCGAGAACCGATTCTTAAATTCTAAAACCCTTTGTGTTCATTGTGTTCATCTATCTATTAAAGAACAAAAACTTCTTCAAAGAACAAGGGCCCCTATTGCAATTTGTCCTAGAAGCAATCTCTATACAGGGGCAGGGAAAGCTCCCATCAAGCAACTTTTACAAAATAAAATCATGCTTTGCATCGGAACAGACAGTCTCGCAAGCAACTCCGATCTGAATCTTTGGAAAGAAATGAGAATGCTCAAAAAACTCTTTCCTTTTCTCTCCTATCCCACTATCCTACGCATGGCGACGCTTCATGGAGCCCTTGCGCTTGGATTTGGGAAGACGCATGGATCCATCGAAAAGGGGAAAAAAGCTGACTTAATTTGGATTAAAACAGATCAAAAATTGAAAAACCCTTATTCATTTTTAATTGAAGAAGATCATGAAATAGAAGGTAAAATTTGTGAATAGACTAGTTCATTATGCCCGACTGATTCGATTGAGCCACAGTGTTTTTGCACTGCCATTTGCACTGTCGACTCTTATTTTAGTTCATCCTTATCATGAAGTGACCCTGCATAAAATAATCTGGATTCTAATCGCAATGGTCAGTGCACGATCCGCAGCCATGGGGTTTAATCGCATCATTGACCGTGAAATAGATAAAAAAAATCCAAGAACATCCCAAAGAGAACTTCCCCAAGGAATTGTCACTCTCCAAGGAGCCTTTTTATTCACAATCCTATGTGCAATTATTTTTATTTTTTCAGCTTTTAAACTGAATGCTGCCTGCGGTCTTCTTTCCATCCCAACCCTGATTCTCTTTTTCTTTTACCCTTACGCCAAACGGCTCACATGGACCTGTCACCTTTTTTTGGGCCTCTCTCTTGCCCTTTCTCCCATCGGGGTATGGCTTGCCATTGCAAATTCTCTTCAAGGCCCTGTTCTCTTATTAAGCCTGGGAGTCCTTTTCTGGGTTTCAGGTTTCGATGTAATTTATGCATGTCAAGATCTTGAATTTGATCAAACCCATCATCTTTTGAGTATTCCTCAAAAATTTGGCATTCCTAAAGCACTGACATTAGCCATGATTTTTCATGGCCTGACTATTTCCTGTTTTATTTGGGTTGGAATTTCTTTTAAATTAAATTTATTTTACTTTATGGGTTGTGGCATCATTAGCATCGCGATGCTTTATCAACACTATTTAATCAGCCCAAAAGATTTGTCTCGAGTCGAAAAGGCTTTTAATACCAATGGAACCATTGGATTTATTTATTTATTGGCCATATGGATGGGGATGAGATGAGATTGAGTCCATCGTCAACGGTCTACAGTCCATAGAAATAAATGATTCCTTTAAAACTGTTGACCATCGACTGTAGACTGTGGACTCTTCTCATCTGCTTATATTGATAAACATTTAGAGAATAACATTAATGTGAGAATTCTATTTTGAAAAAGCTTATCATCGCAATCACGGGAGCCAGCGGTATGCTTTACGCTGAAAGACTCTTAAAAGCCCTCTTAGAAGCTGGACATTTGATTGAGTTAATTGTTTCTGAAAATTCTTTTGATCTTTTGAACTTTGAAATCGGCCTTAAACCCAAGCAAAGTCTGGTTGATTTCCTCCATGAAAAATATGGGGATTCTATTCTCAAGGGAAAGGTTAAAACCTATGATCTTCATGACCTGGCTGCCCCACCTTCCTCCGGAACTCATATCCACCATGGGATGGTCATCCTTCCTTGCTCAATGAAAACCCTTTCGGCAGTTGCTACAGGGGCGTCAAGAACCCTCATTGAACGTGCAGCTGATGTCTGCCTTAAAGAATCAAAAAAGCTAATTCTCGCAACACGTGAAACGCCTTTGAGCAGAATCCATCTTGAGAACATGCTCCGTGTCTGCGAGGCCGGTGGGAAAATTATGCCCTGTGATCCAGGATTTTATATACGGCCGAAAAAAATAGAAGATTTAGCGGACTTTATTGCTGGAAAAATCATGAATCTTTTAGAAATTGAACACCAACTGTTTAAACCGTGGGGAAATGAGCATGAATTGATAATTAATAATTGAGAATTGATAATAAAGGTAGAATAAATTAATTCCTAAATTATCAATTCTCAATTATCCATTTTCAATTTTGAGTGACCTAAAGGATTATACCTAACCGTGAATCAAAACCA from Chlamydiota bacterium includes the following:
- a CDS encoding 4-hydroxybenzoate octaprenyltransferase — translated: MNRLVHYARLIRLSHSVFALPFALSTLILVHPYHEVTLHKIIWILIAMVSARSAAMGFNRIIDREIDKKNPRTSQRELPQGIVTLQGAFLFTILCAIIFIFSAFKLNAACGLLSIPTLILFFFYPYAKRLTWTCHLFLGLSLALSPIGVWLAIANSLQGPVLLLSLGVLFWVSGFDVIYACQDLEFDQTHHLLSIPQKFGIPKALTLAMIFHGLTISCFIWVGISFKLNLFYFMGCGIISIAMLYQHYLISPKDLSRVEKAFNTNGTIGFIYLLAIWMGMR
- a CDS encoding NADH-quinone oxidoreductase subunit M — translated: MGILTDILLCPVIGMILILLTPRKSEKAIKIISLIVSGLSVILSFIAYNRFDPRNVLLQMEERISWLPQYGINYWNGVDGLNISMILLTSIVIFTGVIISWKLSYRVKEFFALLLFLVIGVFGVFMTLNLFFFFLFYEVAVLPMYLLIAIWGSTNKEYAALKLTLYLLLGSAFMFAIFLAIYSLAGAHTFDLLTIKKQVTFDPAFQKVAYIGLFLGCGVLAGCWPFHVWSPDGHVAAPTAVSMLHAGVLMKLGAYGIIRVALFLFPEAAHTWAPFTVTLATFNILYGALVATQQKDLKYVIGYSSVSHMGIVLLGISTLTVTGLNGALFQMFSHGIMTALFFACVGHVYDECHTRYFDELGGLAHKIPILSTFFIIAGLTGLGLPGLSGFPSELLVLIAAIKTYPVSGICTAIGVVVTTFYIVSAIMKAFYGPLNKHFEHIKDINLWQYFGRSILVAFLLLLGVWPKLFLDIVNPITTYLLMKPF
- a CDS encoding NADH-quinone oxidoreductase subunit N, which produces MIKLVLPEIVVSLMAIVSFLFVFFKEETGKKLLYPTILILGLVTLTSSIFSLNQEESLFFNTYQINLFSQAFKLILAGSLLLVLSICDHTESLSGEVKPEFFLFLSTATLGMMMLTSACELIGLFISLELASISQYILVPLRRGKILNAEAGIKYLLFGAAASALTLYGLSFIFGTAKTLFLNEILQNITSLIHLPLFGVGIFLTSAGFLFKLASFPFHFWAPDVYESAATPVTTFIATTSKAAAVAVLIRLFQIFSVDHASLTYILITLSFVSMTLGNLAAMIQKDMKRMLAYSSVAQAGYLLAGLLSQTSSGFIAATFYTIAYLIMNFAAFMVMARINSHNDNPTIKNFSGLADRSPLLALTLMISLLSLAGIPPLAGFTGKWFLFSAAMEKGHWILVLVGVVNSVISLYYYLMVVKEAYLGKPESGQGLLFLGIKTRLLSYASIASLIILGVFPTGLVHWLESIIKPLL
- a CDS encoding HEPN domain-containing protein, with protein sequence MGDLLSLEWLAKAEEDFQAAFLLSRKRKPSFSNSVCFHSQQAAEKYLKAYLSSEKVLFPKTHDLILLQKLCAKEESNFELIADLVRSLNPYSVEFRYPGEDANHQEAKYALSLAKEIKNFVQQKLK
- a CDS encoding UbiX family flavin prenyltransferase, with amino-acid sequence MLYAERLLKALLEAGHLIELIVSENSFDLLNFEIGLKPKQSLVDFLHEKYGDSILKGKVKTYDLHDLAAPPSSGTHIHHGMVILPCSMKTLSAVATGASRTLIERAADVCLKESKKLILATRETPLSRIHLENMLRVCEAGGKIMPCDPGFYIRPKKIEDLADFIAGKIMNLLEIEHQLFKPWGNEHELIINN
- a CDS encoding amidohydrolase family protein; translation: MKIYRAQWLLPIHQPPIKDGAVLIDRGIIKDYGKASAILKKFKIPFEDLQEAIIMPGLVNAHTHLEYSCLHQKIKPSEKFLDWLYPMIELKKELQTNEIQVGIKQGITQLQKSGTVLLGEVTNTGLSTSFLKKSGLSGILFFELVGNQTFNIFEKILKNVYSSSSFEIVPACHAPHTVPEKLLIQVKNYLKKIKTPTSLHLAESREEMEWIQNKRGGFSDLIQDSVLKNNSQFGKGKGPVKYLLENRFLNSKTLCVHCVHLSIKEQKLLQRTRAPIAICPRSNLYTGAGKAPIKQLLQNKIMLCIGTDSLASNSDLNLWKEMRMLKKLFPFLSYPTILRMATLHGALALGFGKTHGSIEKGKKADLIWIKTDQKLKNPYSFLIEEDHEIEGKICE
- the glpX gene encoding class II fructose-bisphosphatase, encoding MREINLDIVRVTEAAARAAATWIGSGDKESADKAATDAMRSRLNGMDFRGRIVIGEGIKDKSPGLFAGEMLGKLEGSQNYEVYDIAVDPIEGTRPVANSGPEAMSVMAVAGENSLFSTPEFYMNKLAYGPEIAKKIHLDITDPLDKTLKVVSAVTGKILGKIVVCVLDRPRHEKVIKELRGIGVRIKLIQDCDVSGAIATCLPDSGIDLLYGMGGSPEGVIAACGIKCLRGGFQAQVVKKDFSLADSKVYSIEDLVKGPCTFAATGITNGSLLKGVRYTSLGAVTHSVFMRYESGTVRWVTAYHGN
- a CDS encoding nucleotidyltransferase domain-containing protein, with translation MRKKKLSQLISNVAQQIVKSVHPDKIILFGSYAYGKPNQDSDVDLLVIMKTRKRPVKRAPEITKAIQFYPFPMDILVRTPQEINHRLQLKDPFYLSIIHKGKVLYG